A window of the Enterobacteriaceae bacterium 4M9 genome harbors these coding sequences:
- a CDS encoding H-NS histone family protein has protein sequence MSVELQSLNNIRVLRAMARDLSIDLIEEIREKIRVVIEEKREQENDRVRENTEREEKLKTWLELMQADGIDPNELLKALPQSTPRKRAPRAAKYRYVDSDGSEKTWTGQGRTPKAIVDAMAEGKSLESFLI, from the coding sequence ATGTCTGTAGAACTGCAAAGTCTTAATAATATTCGTGTGCTGCGTGCGATGGCGCGCGATCTTTCTATTGACTTGATTGAGGAAATTCGTGAAAAGATCAGGGTAGTCATTGAAGAGAAGCGTGAGCAAGAAAACGATCGCGTGCGTGAAAATACAGAGCGCGAAGAAAAATTAAAAACCTGGCTTGAGCTGATGCAGGCGGACGGTATCGATCCGAATGAGTTACTGAAAGCGCTGCCGCAGAGCACGCCGCGCAAGCGCGCTCCACGGGCGGCAAAGTACCGCTATGTTGATAGCGACGGCAGTGAAAAAACCTGGACCGGTCAGGGCCGTACTCCGAAAGCGATTGTAGATGCAATGGCCGAAGGTAAATCGCTGGAAAGTTTCCTTATCTGA
- the proX gene encoding glycine betaine/L-proline ABC transporter substrate-binding protein ProX, whose product MRHSVLFATAFASLVSTTAFAADLPGKGISVKPAQSTISEETFQTLLVSRGLEKLGYNVEKPSEVDYNVAYTSLAAGDVTFLATNWQPLHDDMYKAAGGDNKFYREGVYVTGAAQGYLIDKKTAQQYNITNIAQLKDPKIAKLFDTNGDGKADLTGCNPGWGCEAVINHQIDAYGLAKTVTHNQGNYAAMMADTITRYKEGKPVIYYTWTPYWVSDVLKPGKDVVWLQVPFSAMPGEQKDIDTTLPNGANYGFPVNMMHIVANKAWAQKNPAAAKLFSVMKLLISDINAQNAMMHEGRASEADIQRHVDGWIKAHQAQFDGWVKEALAAQK is encoded by the coding sequence ATGCGACATTCTGTTCTTTTCGCCACAGCCTTTGCCTCACTCGTTTCCACGACCGCTTTTGCCGCCGACTTACCGGGAAAAGGCATCTCCGTGAAACCGGCCCAGAGTACTATCTCTGAAGAAACCTTCCAGACGCTGCTGGTCAGCCGTGGGCTGGAGAAGCTCGGCTATAACGTCGAAAAACCCAGCGAAGTGGATTACAACGTGGCCTATACCTCTTTGGCCGCAGGCGATGTGACCTTCCTTGCCACCAACTGGCAGCCGCTGCACGATGATATGTACAAAGCCGCCGGTGGCGACAACAAGTTCTACCGCGAAGGTGTATATGTCACCGGCGCGGCACAGGGCTACCTGATTGATAAAAAAACCGCGCAGCAATACAACATCACCAATATTGCACAACTCAAAGACCCAAAAATCGCAAAGCTGTTTGATACCAACGGTGACGGTAAGGCCGACCTGACCGGCTGTAACCCCGGCTGGGGCTGCGAAGCGGTGATAAATCACCAGATTGACGCTTACGGGCTGGCAAAAACCGTTACCCACAATCAGGGCAACTACGCCGCCATGATGGCCGACACCATCACGCGCTATAAAGAAGGCAAACCGGTTATCTACTACACCTGGACGCCGTACTGGGTGAGCGACGTGCTCAAGCCTGGCAAAGACGTGGTCTGGTTACAGGTGCCATTCTCTGCCATGCCGGGCGAGCAGAAAGATATCGACACCACACTGCCCAACGGCGCCAACTACGGCTTTCCGGTCAATATGATGCATATTGTCGCGAATAAAGCCTGGGCGCAGAAAAACCCGGCAGCGGCGAAGCTGTTCTCGGTGATGAAACTGCTTATCAGCGACATCAACGCCCAGAACGCCATGATGCACGAAGGTAGAGCATCTGAAGCGGATATCCAGCGCCACGTTGACGGCTGGATTAAGGCTCACCAGGCACAGTTTGACGGCTGGGTGAAAGAGGCGCTGGCGGCGCAGAAGTAA
- the proV gene encoding glycine betaine/L-proline ABC transporter ATP-binding protein ProV produces MAVKLEVKNLYKIFGEHPQRAFKYIEKGLTKAQLLEKTGLSVGVKDASLTIEEGEIFVIMGLSGSGKSTMVRLLNRLIEPTRGQVLIDGVDIAKISDAKLRDVRKKKIAMVFQSFALMPHMTVLDNTAFGMELAGVAIKERHEKALDALRQVGLENYAHAYPDELSGGMRQRVGLARALAINPDILLMDEAFSALDPLIRTEMQDELVKLQAKHQRTVVFISHDLDEAMRIGDRIAIMQNGEVVQVGTPDEILNNPANDYVRTFFRGVDISQVFSAKDIARRAPGGILRKTAGFGPRSALKLLQDDAQEFGYVIERGQKFIGIVSVDSLKSALAAGSGLDAALLDTPAAIMADTSLSELLTPVGQAPCPLPVIDEAQQYLGIVTKGMLLQALDREGASNA; encoded by the coding sequence ATGGCAGTTAAATTAGAAGTCAAAAATCTCTATAAAATATTTGGCGAGCACCCACAACGGGCGTTCAAATATATCGAAAAAGGGCTTACCAAAGCACAATTACTGGAAAAAACGGGGCTTTCTGTTGGCGTAAAAGACGCCAGTCTGACCATTGAAGAAGGCGAAATCTTTGTCATCATGGGGCTTTCCGGCTCAGGAAAATCCACCATGGTTCGCCTTCTCAATCGCCTGATTGAACCCACCCGTGGGCAGGTTTTGATTGACGGTGTAGATATCGCAAAAATATCTGACGCCAAATTGCGCGACGTGCGAAAAAAGAAAATTGCAATGGTCTTTCAGTCATTTGCGCTAATGCCACATATGACCGTGCTGGATAATACCGCATTTGGCATGGAATTAGCCGGCGTGGCGATCAAAGAGCGCCATGAAAAAGCGCTTGATGCGTTGCGCCAGGTCGGGCTTGAAAATTATGCGCACGCTTATCCTGATGAACTTTCCGGTGGTATGCGCCAGCGCGTAGGATTAGCACGCGCACTGGCCATTAATCCCGACATATTATTAATGGATGAAGCCTTCTCGGCGCTTGACCCATTAATTCGTACCGAAATGCAGGATGAATTAGTTAAGCTACAGGCAAAACATCAGCGCACTGTGGTATTTATTTCCCACGATCTTGATGAAGCCATGCGAATTGGCGACCGCATTGCGATTATGCAAAATGGTGAAGTGGTTCAGGTCGGCACACCGGACGAAATACTCAATAATCCCGCCAACGATTATGTTCGTACCTTCTTTCGCGGCGTGGACATCAGCCAAGTCTTCAGCGCCAAAGATATCGCGCGCCGCGCACCAGGCGGCATTCTGCGCAAAACAGCCGGTTTCGGTCCCCGCTCTGCGCTTAAGCTGTTGCAGGACGATGCACAGGAGTTTGGCTACGTAATTGAGCGCGGTCAGAAATTTATTGGCATTGTTTCGGTTGATTCACTCAAAAGTGCGTTAGCCGCAGGCAGCGGACTGGATGCAGCGCTGCTGGACACGCCCGCCGCCATCATGGCCGACACCTCGCTAAGCGAGCTACTCACACCGGTTGGCCAGGCACCCTGCCCGCTTCCGGTGATTGATGAGGCGCAACAGTACCTTGGCATTGTCACCAAAGGCATGCTGTTGCAGGCGTTAGACCGTGAAGGAGCGAGCAATGCGTGA
- a CDS encoding YgaC family protein, translating to MYLRPDEVARVLEKAGFTMDAVTNKAYGYRRAENYVYVNREARMGRTALIIHPGLKERSLTLAEPATDIKTCDHYHEFPLWLGGNSQEHYGIAHGFSSRVALERYLSGLFGDVE from the coding sequence ATGTATTTAAGACCCGATGAGGTAGCACGCGTTCTGGAAAAAGCCGGTTTTACTATGGATGCCGTCACCAACAAAGCGTATGGATATCGCCGTGCAGAAAACTACGTTTATGTTAATCGTGAAGCGCGGATGGGGCGTACGGCGCTCATCATTCATCCCGGCCTTAAAGAGCGCAGTCTGACGTTGGCTGAGCCTGCGACAGATATTAAAACCTGCGATCACTATCACGAGTTCCCGCTATGGCTGGGTGGTAACTCTCAGGAACACTATGGTATCGCACACGGTTTTAGCTCACGCGTCGCGCTGGAGCGTTACCTGTCTGGGCTGTTTGGCGATGTAGAATAA
- a CDS encoding flagellin FliC (structural flagella protein), translating into MAQVINTNTLSLTAQNNMNRSQSALGTAIERLSSGLRINSAKDDAAGQAISNRFTANINGLSQASRNANDGISLAQTTEGALNEINDNLQNIRRLSVQAQNATNSESDRKSIQDEIDQRLDEINRIAEQTEFNGVKVLSKDQTLSIQVGANDGQTIEINLHEMSAETLGMDGFSVKDIAQKHTTGTIEIGGNSIKLDADSMAAIQGDLMSVDGKFYDVVTGTDGTKTYTEVEIDDSGANPVLALGDTLDPDDDAAAIAALDKALNPLATIDAAIAQVDELRSGLGAVQNRFDSVINNLDSTVNNLSASRSRILDADYATEVSNMSRAQILQQAGTTVLAQANQVPQNVLSLLR; encoded by the coding sequence ATGGCACAAGTTATCAACACCAACACCCTGTCTCTGACTGCTCAGAACAACATGAACCGTTCTCAGTCTGCACTGGGTACCGCGATTGAGCGTCTGTCTTCTGGTCTGCGTATCAACAGCGCCAAAGACGATGCAGCAGGTCAGGCGATTTCTAACCGCTTCACCGCAAACATCAACGGCCTGAGCCAGGCGTCCCGTAACGCCAACGACGGTATCTCTCTGGCACAGACCACTGAAGGCGCGCTGAACGAAATCAACGACAACCTGCAGAACATCCGTCGTCTGTCTGTGCAGGCCCAGAACGCCACCAACTCTGAGTCTGACCGTAAGTCCATCCAGGACGAAATCGACCAGCGTCTGGACGAAATTAACCGCATCGCTGAGCAGACTGAGTTCAACGGCGTGAAGGTACTGAGCAAAGACCAGACCCTGAGCATCCAGGTTGGTGCCAACGATGGCCAGACCATCGAAATCAACCTGCACGAAATGAGTGCAGAAACACTGGGTATGGACGGCTTCAGCGTGAAAGATATCGCGCAGAAACACACCACTGGCACCATTGAAATTGGTGGCAACTCCATCAAGCTGGACGCAGACAGCATGGCTGCTATCCAGGGCGACCTGATGAGCGTTGATGGTAAGTTCTATGATGTTGTTACCGGCACCGATGGCACTAAAACTTATACCGAAGTGGAAATCGATGATTCAGGTGCTAACCCGGTACTGGCTCTCGGTGACACACTGGACCCGGATGACGATGCCGCTGCTATCGCTGCACTGGATAAAGCGCTGAACCCGCTGGCAACCATCGACGCCGCTATCGCTCAGGTTGACGAACTGCGCTCTGGCCTGGGTGCGGTACAGAACCGTTTCGATTCTGTTATCAACAACCTGGACAGCACCGTAAACAACCTGTCTGCTTCCCGCTCCCGTATCCTGGACGCGGACTACGCGACCGAAGTGTCCAACATGAGCCGCGCGCAGATCCTGCAGCAGGCTGGCACCACGGTTCTGGCGCAGGCTAACCAGGTTCCGCAGAACGTACTGTCTCTGCTGCGTTAA
- the nrdI gene encoding class Ib ribonucleoside-diphosphate reductase assembly flavoprotein NrdI, whose translation MSLLVYFSSQSENTHRFIQRLALPAQRIPLDDTQALSVNKPYILLTPSYGGGSAKGAVPRQVIRFLNDGCNRTWLRGVIASGNTNFGEAYCLAGSIIAQKCAVPLLYRFELLGTPQDIDNVRKGVSKFWQQQKTSA comes from the coding sequence ATGAGCTTGCTGGTGTATTTCTCAAGTCAGTCGGAGAACACGCACCGCTTTATCCAGCGCCTGGCGCTGCCGGCCCAGCGCATCCCGCTGGATGACACGCAAGCGCTCAGTGTCAACAAACCCTATATCCTGCTGACGCCCAGCTACGGCGGCGGGAGCGCAAAGGGTGCCGTGCCGCGCCAGGTTATCCGCTTTCTTAACGATGGATGTAATCGCACGTGGCTGCGCGGCGTCATCGCCTCAGGCAACACTAACTTCGGTGAGGCGTACTGCCTGGCGGGCAGCATCATTGCCCAAAAATGTGCTGTGCCCCTGCTCTACCGCTTTGAGCTACTGGGCACGCCGCAAGATATCGACAACGTGCGTAAAGGAGTAAGCAAATTTTGGCAACAACAGAAGACATCCGCGTAA
- the nrdH gene encoding glutaredoxin-like protein NrdH: MEIRIMRIIIYTRNDCVQCHATKRAMESRGFDFELINIDNHPDAADTLRAQGFRQLPVVVTEDASWSGFRPDMINRLRQSVAHA; encoded by the coding sequence ATGGAAATACGAATCATGCGCATTATTATTTACACTCGTAATGACTGCGTGCAGTGCCACGCCACTAAACGCGCCATGGAAAGCCGCGGTTTCGACTTTGAACTGATTAACATCGACAACCATCCGGATGCTGCCGATACGCTACGCGCACAGGGCTTTCGCCAGCTGCCGGTAGTGGTCACTGAAGATGCCAGCTGGAGCGGTTTTCGGCCTGACATGATTAACCGACTGCGTCAGAGCGTGGCACACGCATGA
- the proW gene encoding glycine betaine/L-proline ABC transporter permease ProW — translation MRDQNNPWATGDAAQTQGAADSAQNTGTSPDAWGDSTQAAQSGSADAWGDPTQAAQSGSTDAWGDPTQAAQSGSADAWGSPVQATQGGGTDWLNSAPAPAPEHFNILDPFHNTLIPLDSWVTTAIDWVVTHFRPVFQGIRVPVDAILNLFQQLLTGMPAPVAIIVFALIAWQMSSLGMGVATLVSLILIGAIGAWSQAMVTLSLVLTALLFCVLIGLPLGIWLARSPRAARVIRPLLDAMQTTPAFVYLVPIVMLFGIGNVPGVVVTIIFALPPIVRLTILGINQVPADLIEAARSFGSSPRQMLFKVQLPLAMPTIMAGVNQTLMLALSMVVIASMIAVGGLGQMVLRGIGRLDMGLAAVGGVGIVILAIVLDRLTQSVGRDARSRGNRRWYATGPLGLLLRPFVK, via the coding sequence ATGCGTGATCAAAACAATCCATGGGCGACCGGTGACGCGGCGCAGACTCAGGGCGCGGCAGATTCCGCGCAGAATACCGGTACCTCACCCGACGCCTGGGGTGACTCAACGCAGGCAGCACAGAGCGGCAGCGCCGATGCCTGGGGCGACCCAACACAGGCAGCACAGAGCGGTAGCACCGATGCCTGGGGTGACCCAACACAGGCAGCACAAAGCGGCAGCGCCGATGCCTGGGGCTCTCCAGTACAGGCTACACAAGGCGGTGGCACAGACTGGCTAAACAGCGCTCCAGCCCCTGCGCCAGAACATTTCAACATTCTGGATCCGTTTCACAACACGCTGATCCCGCTGGACAGTTGGGTGACGACCGCCATCGACTGGGTTGTGACCCATTTTCGCCCGGTGTTTCAGGGCATTCGCGTGCCGGTAGACGCCATTTTGAATCTGTTCCAGCAACTGCTGACCGGCATGCCTGCCCCCGTGGCGATTATCGTTTTTGCGCTAATAGCCTGGCAGATGTCGAGCCTCGGCATGGGCGTTGCCACTCTGGTTTCATTGATCCTTATCGGTGCCATCGGCGCCTGGTCGCAGGCGATGGTGACGCTGTCGCTGGTACTGACAGCACTGCTGTTCTGCGTGTTGATTGGCCTGCCGCTCGGCATCTGGCTTGCACGCAGCCCGCGGGCGGCACGCGTCATCCGCCCGCTGCTTGATGCCATGCAAACCACGCCTGCCTTCGTTTACCTGGTCCCTATTGTGATGCTGTTTGGCATTGGCAACGTGCCCGGCGTGGTGGTGACTATTATCTTCGCCCTGCCGCCAATTGTGCGCCTGACCATTCTGGGTATTAACCAGGTTCCCGCTGATCTGATTGAAGCCGCGCGCTCGTTTGGCTCCAGCCCGCGCCAGATGCTGTTTAAGGTACAGCTGCCGCTGGCAATGCCCACCATCATGGCGGGCGTGAACCAGACGCTGATGCTGGCGCTCTCTATGGTGGTGATTGCCTCCATGATTGCCGTCGGCGGTCTTGGTCAGATGGTGCTGCGCGGCATTGGCCGTCTCGATATGGGGCTCGCTGCCGTGGGCGGTGTGGGTATTGTCATCCTCGCTATTGTGCTCGACAGACTTACCCAGTCTGTGGGGCGCGACGCCCGCAGCCGTGGCAACCGCCGCTGGTATGCCACCGGCCCGCTGGGTCTGCTCCTGCGCCCCTTCGTTAAATAA
- the nrdE gene encoding class 1b ribonucleoside-diphosphate reductase subunit alpha, with the protein MATTEDIRVNSAPADYHALNAMLNLYDAQGRIQFDKDRLAVEHFINQHVLPNTEHFADSSSRLNYLVKEGFYDAAVLRRYSHDFVCDLFNRANRYGFVFKTFLGAWKFYNSYALKSFDNKRYLEHFPDRTCMVALTLAQGNESLAIELMEEILSGRFQPATPTFLNCGKQQRGEYVSCFLLRIEDNMESIGRAVNSALQLSKRGGGVAFLLSNLREAGAPIKRIENQSSGIIPVMKMLEDAFSYANQLGARQGAGAVWLNAHHPDILRFLDTKRENADEKIRIKTLSLGVVIPDVTFQLAKDNAQMALFSPYDVERLYGKPYGDISISQMYETLLADTRVRRKTISARSFFQTLAEIQFESGYPYIMYEDTVNRANPIAGRVNMSNLCSEILQVNSPSEYHDNLDYKRTGKDISCNLGSLNIALTMDSPDFARTVETAIRGLTAVSDMSHIRSVPSIDAGNAASHAIGLGQMNLHGYLAREGIRYGSEEGLDFTNIYFYTIAWHALRASCQLARERGARFVGFEHSHYASGAYFSQYLEQQWQPKTAKVQALFTKAGITIPTREMWQTLRDDVMQWGLYNQNLQAIPPTGSISYINHATSSIHPIVSRIEIRKEGKTGRVYYPAPFMTNDNLALYEDAWDIGPEKIIDTYAEATRHVDQGLSLTLFFPDTATTRDINKAQIYAWKKGIKTLYYIRLRQMALEGTEIEGCVSCAL; encoded by the coding sequence TTGGCAACAACAGAAGACATCCGCGTAAACAGCGCACCCGCGGACTACCATGCGCTCAATGCCATGCTCAATCTGTACGATGCGCAGGGGCGCATTCAGTTTGATAAAGACCGGTTAGCCGTTGAGCACTTTATCAACCAGCACGTGCTGCCCAATACCGAGCACTTCGCGGATAGCTCCTCACGCCTGAATTATCTGGTTAAAGAAGGTTTTTATGACGCCGCAGTGCTGCGCCGTTACTCCCACGATTTCGTCTGTGACCTTTTTAATCGTGCCAACCGCTACGGCTTTGTGTTCAAAACCTTCCTCGGCGCGTGGAAGTTCTACAACAGCTACGCACTGAAATCCTTTGATAACAAACGCTATCTTGAGCATTTCCCGGATCGCACCTGCATGGTGGCGTTGACGCTGGCCCAGGGCAATGAGTCACTGGCGATAGAACTGATGGAAGAGATCCTGAGCGGTCGCTTTCAGCCCGCCACGCCGACCTTTCTCAACTGCGGCAAGCAGCAGCGCGGCGAATACGTTTCCTGCTTCCTGCTGCGTATTGAAGACAACATGGAGTCCATCGGCCGGGCAGTAAACTCCGCGCTGCAGCTTTCTAAACGCGGCGGCGGCGTGGCGTTTCTGCTCTCCAACCTGCGCGAAGCGGGCGCGCCAATTAAGCGCATCGAAAACCAGTCCTCAGGTATCATTCCGGTGATGAAAATGCTGGAAGACGCCTTTTCCTACGCTAACCAGCTTGGCGCACGCCAGGGCGCAGGAGCCGTCTGGCTGAACGCCCATCACCCGGACATCCTGCGTTTTCTCGACACCAAACGTGAAAATGCCGACGAGAAAATCCGTATTAAGACGCTGTCACTGGGTGTGGTTATCCCGGATGTGACCTTCCAGCTTGCAAAAGATAACGCGCAAATGGCGCTATTCTCGCCTTACGATGTGGAGCGCCTGTACGGCAAGCCGTACGGTGATATCAGCATTTCGCAGATGTATGAGACGCTGCTGGCCGATACACGCGTGCGTCGTAAAACCATCAGCGCCCGGAGCTTCTTTCAAACGCTGGCGGAGATTCAGTTTGAGTCCGGCTATCCGTACATCATGTATGAAGACACGGTTAACCGCGCTAACCCCATCGCCGGGCGCGTGAACATGAGCAACCTGTGTTCTGAGATCTTACAGGTCAACAGCCCAAGCGAGTACCACGACAATCTCGACTATAAGCGCACTGGCAAGGATATCTCCTGTAACCTGGGCTCGCTGAACATCGCACTGACCATGGACTCGCCGGATTTTGCCCGCACTGTTGAAACCGCTATTCGCGGGCTGACGGCAGTCTCTGACATGAGCCATATCCGCTCGGTACCGTCCATTGACGCCGGGAATGCCGCCTCCCACGCGATTGGCCTTGGGCAGATGAACCTGCACGGCTATCTGGCACGCGAAGGCATCCGCTATGGGTCAGAAGAAGGGCTGGATTTCACTAACATCTACTTTTACACCATCGCCTGGCACGCCCTGCGCGCCTCCTGCCAACTGGCACGTGAACGCGGCGCACGCTTTGTCGGTTTTGAACATTCTCACTATGCCAGTGGCGCGTATTTCAGCCAGTATCTGGAACAGCAATGGCAGCCTAAAACGGCGAAAGTGCAGGCGCTGTTTACAAAGGCAGGCATTACCATACCGACTCGTGAAATGTGGCAAACGCTGCGCGACGACGTGATGCAGTGGGGCCTGTACAACCAGAACTTGCAGGCTATTCCGCCAACGGGCTCGATTTCCTACATCAACCACGCCACGTCGAGTATTCACCCGATTGTCTCGCGCATTGAGATTCGCAAAGAGGGTAAAACCGGTCGCGTCTACTACCCTGCGCCGTTTATGACCAATGACAATCTCGCGCTGTATGAAGATGCCTGGGACATCGGCCCGGAAAAAATCATCGACACCTACGCCGAGGCGACGCGCCACGTCGATCAGGGTCTGTCGCTCACCTTGTTCTTCCCCGATACCGCTACCACGCGCGACATTAACAAAGCGCAGATTTACGCCTGGAAAAAAGGGATTAAGACCCTCTATTACATTCGCCTGCGCCAGATGGCGCTCGAAGGCACCGAAATTGAGGGCTGCGTGTCCTGCGCACTCTGA
- a CDS encoding DUF2623 family protein, with product MENHFGKGVMAGLKASQAGNAHSVSRFCLDYRRGFVVGYAHRLSERTGDYLSAAWEAGVLTRRYNLDSALLIDFFREMESAPRSVERCFLAGYQNGY from the coding sequence ATGGAAAATCATTTTGGTAAAGGTGTGATGGCAGGTTTGAAGGCAAGTCAGGCGGGAAATGCGCACAGTGTTTCACGATTTTGTCTGGATTATCGCCGCGGATTTGTTGTGGGCTACGCCCACCGCTTGTCAGAGCGCACAGGCGATTACCTGAGCGCAGCCTGGGAGGCGGGTGTTCTGACGCGCCGCTATAATCTCGATAGTGCGCTGCTGATCGATTTTTTCCGGGAGATGGAGAGCGCGCCGCGCAGCGTTGAGCGCTGTTTTCTGGCTGGGTATCAGAACGGATATTGA
- a CDS encoding DUF883 family protein has product MFSRRNSSITEDRDIGTDINELAQTLEDVLNSWGDEASDEAKHIRKRATSLLKDSRARLNGNSPAGQRARDAASCACTWMQERPLYGAGIVAVAGIVLGALLVSRR; this is encoded by the coding sequence ATGTTTAGCAGACGAAACAGCAGTATCACTGAGGATCGCGATATCGGCACTGATATCAATGAACTGGCGCAAACGCTGGAAGATGTGCTCAATAGCTGGGGCGATGAAGCCAGCGATGAAGCGAAACACATCAGAAAGCGGGCTACGTCCTTACTGAAAGATTCCCGGGCCCGCCTGAATGGCAACAGCCCCGCAGGCCAGCGCGCACGCGATGCGGCAAGTTGTGCCTGTACGTGGATGCAGGAGCGCCCGCTTTACGGCGCAGGCATTGTGGCTGTGGCGGGCATCGTACTGGGTGCATTGCTGGTTTCACGGCGCTAA
- a CDS encoding L-alanine exporter AlaE gives MEVLLSFYASRLRHAAADTFAMVVYCFVVGMLIEIFISGMSFEQSLSSRLVSIPVNILIAWPYGIYRDAFMRVARRITPRSWGKTLADVLAYITFQSPVYAAILWSVGADVPQIMAAVSSNIVVSMLMGAVYGYFLDYCRRLFRVTGYTRAETRA, from the coding sequence CTGGAGGTTCTTTTGTCGTTTTACGCATCGCGGCTACGCCACGCAGCCGCAGACACTTTCGCTATGGTCGTCTACTGCTTTGTAGTAGGGATGCTGATAGAGATCTTTATTTCCGGCATGAGCTTTGAACAGTCGCTTTCCTCACGCCTGGTCTCGATCCCGGTGAATATTTTGATTGCCTGGCCTTATGGTATTTATCGCGATGCCTTTATGCGTGTTGCACGCCGCATCACGCCACGCAGTTGGGGAAAAACGCTGGCCGATGTGCTCGCTTATATCACCTTTCAGTCACCGGTCTATGCGGCTATTTTGTGGTCGGTCGGCGCGGATGTGCCGCAAATAATGGCCGCAGTCAGCTCAAATATAGTGGTGTCGATGCTAATGGGTGCTGTCTACGGATACTTTCTGGATTATTGCCGGCGTCTGTTTCGCGTCACCGGCTATACCCGCGCCGAAACCCGCGCCTGA
- the nrdF gene encoding class 1b ribonucleoside-diphosphate reductase subunit beta, with the protein MKHLTRVSAVNWNKIQDEKDLEVWNRLTSNFWLPEKVPLSNDISAWQTLSHAEQQLTIRVFTGLTLLDTIQNTVGAPALMEDAITPHEEAVLSNVSFMEAVHARSYSSIFSTLCQTREVDAAYAWSEENVALQNKARIILEHYASSDPLKKKIASVFLESFLFYSGFWLPMYWSSRGKLTNTADLIRLIIRDEAVHGYYIGYKYQKGLEKVSPQARDALRDFALELLMALYDNEVAYTEALYSDVGWTEEVKAFLCYNANKALMNLGYDALFPAEMAQVNPAIMAALSPNADENHDFFSGSGSSYVMGKAVETEDDDWNF; encoded by the coding sequence ATGAAACATTTAACGCGCGTATCAGCCGTCAACTGGAACAAAATCCAGGACGAGAAGGATCTTGAGGTATGGAACCGCCTGACCAGCAACTTCTGGTTACCGGAGAAAGTGCCGCTGTCAAACGACATCAGCGCCTGGCAAACGCTAAGCCACGCAGAACAGCAGCTTACCATCCGCGTCTTTACCGGCCTGACGCTGCTCGACACCATTCAGAACACCGTTGGCGCACCCGCATTGATGGAAGATGCCATCACGCCGCATGAAGAAGCCGTGCTGTCTAACGTCAGTTTTATGGAAGCGGTACATGCCCGCTCCTACAGTTCCATTTTCTCTACTTTGTGCCAGACGCGAGAAGTGGATGCCGCCTACGCGTGGAGTGAAGAGAATGTGGCGCTGCAAAATAAGGCGCGCATTATTCTTGAGCACTACGCCAGCAGCGACCCACTGAAAAAGAAAATCGCCAGCGTATTTCTGGAGTCTTTTCTGTTTTATTCCGGCTTCTGGCTACCGATGTACTGGTCGAGTCGCGGCAAGCTCACCAATACCGCCGACCTGATTCGCCTTATCATTCGTGATGAAGCCGTACACGGCTATTACATTGGCTACAAGTACCAGAAAGGGCTGGAAAAGGTCTCGCCGCAGGCGCGCGATGCGCTGCGCGACTTTGCCCTTGAGCTGCTGATGGCGCTGTATGACAACGAAGTGGCTTACACCGAAGCACTCTACAGTGATGTGGGCTGGACTGAGGAGGTGAAAGCCTTTCTGTGCTACAACGCCAATAAGGCGCTGATGAACCTGGGCTACGACGCGTTATTTCCGGCTGAGATGGCGCAGGTGAACCCGGCAATTATGGCCGCCCTGTCACCCAATGCCGATGAGAACCATGATTTCTTCTCCGGCTCTGGCTCGTCCTACGTTATGGGCAAGGCTGTCGAAACCGAAGATGATGACTGGAATTTCTGA